The genome window ACTATTTTCATGGCTCAGCGCATACCCGTTCAGCGACTGGAAACTAGCGAATCGATGAGAATCGATTGAAACAATAAACTTACAGACCCAATTCGGTCGATGGGTCCCAGAGTCGGGTTTTGAAGTCTACCACTCGGTCATCCTCGACTTTAACCCCTTCATCTTCGAGCAATTGCTGCATGATGGTTGGCCCACCGAAAAAATGCTTGCCGGTCAACACACCGACGCTATTGACAACGCGATGAGCCGGTACATCTGGGTGACTATGTGAGCCGTTCATGGCCCAGCCAACCATCCGGGCACCCGCGCGGAGGCTCAGGTAACGGGCGATGGAGCCATACGTTGTAACCCGTCCTTTCGGAACCAGCCGTACAACTTCATAAACCTCCTGGAAATAATCGCGCTGTTCGGGCATTGACCAATTTAGCTGACTGCGTACAAATCAGTCATTATTCCTTTTCTTCGATTGCTTTTGTCAACTGACCGTACCATTCTTCGCCATACGCACGCACCAACGCTTC of Spirosoma agri contains these proteins:
- a CDS encoding MGMT family protein; the encoded protein is MPEQRDYFQEVYEVVRLVPKGRVTTYGSIARYLSLRAGARMVGWAMNGSHSHPDVPAHRVVNSVGVLTGKHFFGGPTIMQQLLEDEGVKVEDDRVVDFKTRLWDPSTELGL